Genomic segment of Benincasa hispida cultivar B227 chromosome 1, ASM972705v1, whole genome shotgun sequence:
tttattaaattatccTAAGATGTATTATATAGTATACTTAATGCCCAAAGGTTCTCCCATCATCATCATCCTTATTGTATAAGGatcatagaaaataaaaattaggggAACATATCCATATAGATATGTGAATCAAAGTAGCCAATCTGGGATTAAGTCGTTATTCCCCGCTTCTATCATGCCTCTGCCCTCTTCTTCTTGGGGATCAAAGTATCTGCgtgttttaattttcattaacaCACAGACCAAACTCAGAAATAATTATTTTGACTAGGCTACCTAATTAATAACCATTAACAGCTTAATTGACATTTCTCAAATTATAAAgaaacatatacatacatacatatatatatattgtttaatatttgttCGTAAGTAAATAGTACCTAGGGATGTTCATGTTTGGGTCAGCTCCCACAAGTTTGTAATTCATTGGATCTTCCTCGCCATCTTCCTTTTCTTGCATACATTGTTGTTCTTCTTCAAGCTATTGCCAAAACCTTTTGTTAGATTATATGATGTTTAATAATTATCGACGTACGCTTATGTGTTATTGTAGAATCGTTGGCTGATTTACAGGCAGAATGTTATGTAACTTGTCTGGACAGACGTGAGCAAATTTTTCCATGCTAtgcaaaatattttctttaacgTGCTATGCAGATTCGTAGGAGTGACTTTCCTTTTACTTGTGGAGAAGATTATTTCCGTTCTTGAAGATCTTCTTGAGACCGTGTCATATATATATTGTGGCCTCATCTCTTTTAGGGTTAGCTCCTTTGAATAAGATTTTGGTGTTATGTTTTTGTGAGATTGTTTACGTTAAGTCTTTTCATCCGTACTATTAGTGAACTTTGAAGGTGTTAGACTTGGGTTGAAGCGTTTATAACTATTGTCATTTGCTGTAAGTGAAAAAGAGTATTAACACGATGGATGTTTGCAAAGAAGACTACCTTCGACTTCTCTAGACCCAAATTGGTGCCCTTTGTGTGAAGAGATGGAGCATCTTTTTCTCCACTGCAGTGTATGTGGAACAATATTGAAAACCAACAAAAATGAAAGCGTCACCATCCAATCTTTATGTAAGGAACTCTGCTCGATTAAACACAATTCCCAGGAGGAATATAATTATGCACAACACTTCGACACTGGCGCTTTTGACAATTTGGATTGAAAGGAATAATGGCACCTTTAAAGATATATCCAGAAGTCATGTCAAGCTTTGGAGGATATATGCAACCACACGAGAAATTGGTCACACACATCGAAACTGCTCAAAGACTACAACCCTTCCTCAATTGCCATTAACTTAGCTGCTTTATGTAATATTTAACACTGCCTTTGTTGTCTCTCCAATATCTAGGCTTCCCTCTAGCCCCTATGCTTCTTTTTTTGATTGTGTGATCTTCGGGACTTTATTGAATATTTGTATAAGATCATGGAATATGATGAAGGTATTAAGAATGTGTCAACCTAATTGAGATATTTGGGTGTATCTATTGACCCACTccgtatttttaaaaaaaaaaaaaaacagcatATCGTCTCACAATTAAGAGGAGCTTAAGTTCTCTTGGATTGAGGGGATCTCATACTCTAGCTTGAGAAAAGCAATTTCATAAAGACGAGAGGAGCTCACGCTTAAGAGGAGCCTAAGTATATCTATTTGAGGAGATCTCAAACAATACTTAGTGAAAGCGTATTTGTGGAAGTTAGGGGATTTCAAACTAAAGAGTAGGTGATGTTACACCTTAGTTGGCTATCGATCTTTATGTCTCTCTATCTCATGAGCAAGTCATGTCAGTACATGGTCATATTAACCATCACTTCATCAATCAAGAGCAAATTCAACCCAACAGATCAACGCAAAGAAATTGCAGTTCAATAGATCAACCATCAATATCTCTAATGGAATGGTGCATAATTTCTGCACAAATTTCTAACAACTATAACATCTAATATTGTAGATGTTATTTTCCTTGTTTGGATATTACACACAATAGAGTCTTTCAACTTTCCTTATACAATGGTTCTCACCAGGAAGCCTATATTTCTCTACATtatattttcttccttttgagAAAATAGTTTCTGAATATATTTTTCAACTAATACAATTGGTCTTTTCCCAAAATCAAAGGtgaattaatttaagcaatacTTAGGTGCAGCCCTGgtgaattaattagaataataCATAGATGTAACCTAAGCTGCATGTAAGTACATACtccacatttttctttataCACAAAAGATAAtagttaataatttatttttttaaaaaaaaaaaaccaaattgcCACGTGACAATTCTTCATAGAGTGTAGCAGGagttttctccaattaattattgaaaaaattcTTATTATTCTTTCTTTGGTTATCGTAATTATACGTCAAGATTGCTTTAGTAGAGTTGAATAAGTATTTATCACATTTGATCGAATTTTTTACACGCTTATTGtttgtaaataagtttatcTATTTATCAAGTATTTTGTTACAACATTGTGCTTGACTTGTATGTTTTTTTGTGTtagattcattttaaaatttcatggTAAACTAACTCGgatgtttaattatattttttaattatcaacAATTATGTTGGGTTGAGTCTCAAAACTTTGTTTTTATCTGTGTTTATCATACCTAATTTATCAAATTAGAAGGGTTTAATCTAATTAGTCCTTTATTTTTATCTGTCTCAGGTTATTTATATTTCAAGCTCAATCTCCATCTAATTTGTATGTCTgactaatatttttctttatcgAATAAGTAACAAGTCACTCACTGTAGACATCTTTATCTTTCTAATTTCTAGCCCATGTGCCTCTTCTTTGACGTCTTTTATAGCAAGTGTTTAAAAAGTGCTTCTAGCTTATAAGCATGCTTTCTAGAAACATGTGAGGGCTACCAAGCAAGGTGCCCTTATTTAAACCACACTAGGGTCTGCTGCAATGCAACTGCGTACAATTTAATAGCAtgccaattttatttttttaaaaaaaaaaaccaattcatagttgtaaatttaaattttatttttaatagaatTCTAAATCCTCAATTTCGTGCCTACTAAATTCATGATTTAAAACAAATCAATAGttaaaaaattcaacaaaattgacataaaattcaaagtgAGACTAAATATATaacatcaatttaaacctttttGGGTTTATATTAAGAGAAAACGTATTTGAAAAAAGTCTTAATGGATTAAAAGctctttaaaatattagattaatttaaatGTTCTTCTTGAATAGAGGCAATAAGTtgaagatatatttctgtatcttcttaaaaggaaaaaaaaaatgttataattaaaatttaaaaaatgtggaTCTTGATGGAGGTGGTTAAAaaggaagagagaagaaaacCTTTGACTTGAGCTGAGTGTTTTGATCTCCAAGGTCCTGCTCCTGTATGTCTCAAAAAAAACTAATGCTTGTCACTTCTCAGTCACAAACACATAAATTAAACAACAAACACAAACTTTCTCcgtaatttcattttcaattgattCACACCACACTATTAACTtatcaatttcataaatttatccAAACTTCATATAATTTACTTTTGATTTCATCTCTTTCTGCATGCATAATTATGCATTTCATCTTTTCTTCATACTTATAATATTACAGTACATTCTATAATAATGTTAGGCTTAACACCCTAATATAATAATACAAAGTGCTGTTATTAAACTACCAATGAATGCAAAACAAAAAAAGTATTGCTATGTAACAACGGAATTCCCAACATTATAACAATATGTCCCACTAATTCATATGAATCAATATTACTGTACATTATCAAAGAATATTAGGGATCATTTGGAGCAAGTAATTGGTTATTACAATCTTGGATTATTATAGTTGAATTATAACAGTTTGTGTTTgggtatagattattttagtttgagaaataaatagtaaacattataataaaaaataaaaaaatgataaatgtaaaatagtaaaaactatagtaaatagtaaatagtaTAGCAAATGGGGTTTTAAAATAGTATTGACCTTAGTTAATTAGGGGTTCTGAAATAGTATTTAATGTAGCAAGAgatgattattataattttatggtTGTCATTGTCCCAAACGCCCTcttagttattaattttattttctggTAATCTGTTTATTATTTCTGTTGTAAGTGTGAGTTTCAAATAGTTATTTCTAAACTAACGAGGAGAATACactttcacaagaattatgtgAAAGATTGACATTGTTTCTAACATACATCtttatataaaacatacatcttaGTTTCCttcttgaaaaatgaaaaaatatatatataataggaaatatttacaaaatacaaCTTCGTTTATcttccagaaaaaaaaaattaattgagaatATTACAGTCATGCCTAAAAAAGGTAGAGATTAGGTGTCTGTATGCATAATAACCATTGGATATCATATTTTGTAGGTAAATTAAAGCTGGTTTTTCTTACCATTTTGCGCAAGTCTGCTAATTTTTGAAGCATTATCTCAGCCTGCAAGTAACAACGGACACATTAATATGCATCTTTTACATTCATCCCAAACTCATATACAACACTATTATATCAGTTTTCGTTTCTAAATTTCTAAGCTTTAGTCTATTTGGAGGTGTTGAACCCAAaacttggaatttttttttaatggacaAAGATAGGCACAATCAAGTTCATGAGATTTTTGgtactaaaaaaaagttcatgagattttttttcacaaaaaaagaaaaaaataatagagaTTCCCATCAGACGTAATCTTAAATACTTGGCCTTGATTGAAAACTATTTTGtattttgcttttgatttttaaaaattaagtctattttctctcattttttttactataatttgcatttttcaaattttgaaaacaaagaaagattttaaaatctaattttttttctagtttttttaattttttaaaacatagatAAACCTTAgttaacaaaataagaaatttagaaaaagaaatggtatttatagacttaatttttcaaaaactaaaaaacaaaaaacaaaaagtaaattgAATGGTTATCAATCCAGACGTTAAAGGATTAAATGATAATTGAACTCATTTAATAATGGAATGCCACATTTCAACTTATTCATATCCGAGTCTATTCGGTTTCTATGAATGGTTACTATCACTACCATTTATATCCTAATTAATCTACAAGGTTTAATCATCATTATGTCATTTGGGTGGCGATTTAATGTAATATTAGAATATAATGACAAATCATGCGACCCTTTATTGTGTCTATATCATTTCGTTCCCAACATTCAATCCCATGTTGGTCTCTTTCCTTAATGTTTGAGCCGTGGGATTTAGTAGTGATTTAACAATTTATAGACTTAAAAGCTTTTCTTAATAGAATCAGTAAGAAGATTTTGATCTTTTCAGACTTAAAAAATATCAGTACGGATCCGTTTggattaacttaaaaaaatgtttttcaaaaaattcatttttattaagATCAAAACGGTTTAAAATATACTCTAAATATCTTTTTAAGTGGTTATctaacacttcaatttttttctaaaataacttatttttaaattaaacactttgaaaatgtattttagTCAATTATCACTCAACTATATGCAATAAACTTAAAgattttaaatctttttaaaagaaaattaaccaTTTGATATTATGAATACTACATATTCTGTTGCTTAGTTAAATCACAGTATCAAAAGCAAAAAacatgaatttttgaatttgattaaatcTAAACACACTGTTGTTGATAATGAAAAGCATTTCCATGTATGAAAAAAAAGGAGAACACATAAAATAATCACAATCTCTAAACAATTAAAGAAATCCTTCCATATTCTTTTGGTAAACTCGTTTATAATCAAGAAATCTGAAAAATTGAGAAGTAAAATTCAGAAATACGACAGATATCAAAATCACTTTTGGGTCGGACCAAATCCGATTTTATGATAAAGAtccaagaaaataaacaaaaatattgtaATTGGGAGAAAACACCTTCAGTAGAGGAATCATTATTGTAATGAAATTTAGTGATTCCAAcataataaaaagaaaggaaaaaacaatCCTTATCCTGAAAATACCTTCCGCTGTCTAGTGTGTGAAAGAGTTTTGTCCAACTGTTTCTCAAGGTTATGCAACTCTTTTAGATTCAGTGGTTCAAGTTCTTCTCCAAGAAAGTTCCTTCAAATTCACAAAACACGCatcaattaaacacatacttttttcttttgaaaaaaaaaacaaggtcTTCCTTTTAAATTAACCTATTGGAACGTCGAAGAGATTCATATTTGGCTCTCAGCTTTGCCACTTCCTCTATCTGCATTATCAAGATGtagatcatcatcatcattaacaaattccaaaagaaaaaatcttccttttaaatcaaccctatattttttaaatcgaTCCAAGCATAACTTAGTAAATAAGACATAAAATGTGGTCGGCCTCAAATAATATGTCTCTCATAAGGTTAAATTGAGATTGTTTAAGTTAAAGGGAAATAAGAAGAATGAAAACCTGTATGTCACTCTCATCAAGATTGGTGCTTGATCCAGAGCTGTAACATCGCTGGTGATACCTCTCAAGGATCTTGTTCATGCTGAATTCCCATTGCAAAtcaagaaggaaaagaaagaataaataataagagagagaaaaaaagaaaaataagagggttaaattgaaataaaacatagTATACTCAGTGCTCCCAAATTCAAAGAGCTTTCCACGACTAGAGAAGATGATGAGAGCAACGTCAACATCACAAAGCACAGAGAGCTCACAAGCCTTCTTCAATAACCCATTTCTTCGCTTTGAGAAGGTTACTTGACGATTCACTTTGTTCTCTATTCTCTCAAGCACTACTTTTCCCCTTCCCATGATGATCGATCTATCCCTTATCTAATTCAATTACAACTATTAATAAACAAAAGAACAGAGTGTGTTTGTGTTGGTTTTATACTTCCTGCCTGTCCCTTTCCAACCTTATGACATACAAAATGGGTGGTGTGCCCTCTTGTTACTCTCCAACCTAAACATTTTATGACCaaactctctctttttctttctttttccctttctctatctcttcttttcattttttttttctttttaaattcttgGGGGACATGTCTTTTCCTTAATATGCTCCTAAAATCAAACCATTCTTCTAACAATTTGGTGTTATTATTGCTTTTTATGTCCAAACTACACCATGCCTCCATTGTTCATTCCTTCATTCCTGTTAGAATGTCTTCAATTTATTATATGCCATTTTGAATGACCAAGCACAAGATCTCGCTAAAGAGTGAGTTGAACACGTTGTATTCTATTTATGTTATTTACGATTTTGGCTTATAGGATTTAGAGTGTAATATATAATCTCTCTAACTCTACGGGTACATCTAAATCTgtaatatgatattttcttactAATGATAAATTGctttcttcctctgccatggACATGGCTAATATACTGTTGATGAACCACGTAAATCTCTGCTTTGGTCAttctatattatttatatttgattgTTAATTTCTTATAGTTCTTATCTTCGAGAAAGCTAggattttatctcaaaatcaattgggCTGTGAAATGAGTAAGAATAACTCGTGTATCAAATAAAGAATGTGGTGCTACTAATGtttcaacctagttgagatatgttgattttttttaacaaaatactaAAGGAGGGAGGGATCAGGAAGTGCACCAGGACATCTCAAATAAGTTGACACCTCCATCATATCTCGATGCCAATAGTGCTATATTCCAAtaataagagttatatatacaAAGAGCTAGAGGATAGCTCAAATCAAAAGAGGAATAAGGAGCAAGAGCAGGGGCTACAAAAACAACTTCCAGTTTAAGGCAATATAGAAAGCATCATAGCTACAAAATAGAGAAGATTTTGTACTCCAAAAGGTTGTCGTCGATACAATATCCTCCCACAAATGGCTTTGGTGCTTGATTACATTTTGGAAGATTCTTCGATTTCTTTCATCCCATGAACACCAGAGGCTAGCAAACATAATGTTACTCCATAATATGCCAGCTTTCAAATTCAACCTAAGGTGAAGGAGGCGGTCGAAAAAACTATTTGAGAGTGAGGTTGCTGATATGAAGTCTCTGATACTAGACGATTCCAAAAGCTGGAGGAGTATTTCCAAAAGTCGAGATATCTTGATTAGAGATGTCTACACGGTAGGACGGGGTcggggatgccattccccatccccatcctcgctccccatttcattccccatcctcGTGAAATTTTCCACGGGGATTGAGGTGGGGATTCCCCGTTGGGAATTCGCGGGGATTGAGTCCCCACATGGAATTTCTCCTCGttaccttttttgtttttgttttttttttaaaaaagtcaattaatttaaatcactaatgtgagcaaattttaattaaatattaactttATCACTGAAATATTTATTAGGGTTATTTTTACATGACAATTtggataaattactcaaattttggcctaaaaaagctaattaatttttttaatagaaagaaataaatataaatcaaattattcacatatataatctaaatttaaatatcgATTTAAACATACTCATTATCttttccaataaataatcaaatttgaaatttaaatNNNNNNNNNNNNNNNAATATTtatataacaataataacataacattaaataactatactaaataaatatgtagaagctAATCGGGGGGAGGGGGACAGAGATGCATTTCCCGTCCCCATTCCCGTTTAACTCATGGAGAATTTTTCcccccactccctcccccattctcCGCCTAATCAAGGAATCCCCACCCCACCGCGGGATCTATgggaaaattggacatctctaatcTTGATGCATCTTTTGATCCTTTTTATCATCTAGTTTCTAACTCATAAAAATATCTTATTATAAAGAAGGTAAGGTACCATAATCTTTTCAATGCGAGATGCTCAACTGTGATCCTTTTAACACGATCATTAAACCATGTtggctatttttttattttattttttataatggtTCATTTTTTTAGTACAGGGTGTGAAGGGAATGAACATTATTCCATTTAGAAAGATAATCCAATTAAATGTTTTTATCTACTAGACTAAACTTGGATCAGACTGTGTATGATATGATTTGTTAGGATAAAAAACGTTTTCTTGAATATGTTTCTAAAATGGTATCATCTAGTTTGTCTCATTTGAAAACCTTCCGTACGAGTAATAAGTATCTTTACTCTCTTCTTGGCTAATTAGGTTTGAGATTACTTTTGCATCTCCAATAGTGTACCACTGGTAAATGCTGAGTAGTTTTGACgatttttttgggaaaaaaaaataataaaaaaataaataatcttttttagatattttaaaaatatttatacaattTCCAAATTCTCGTTTTAAACGTGATTAAGTGTTCTCTTTATTATCTTCTCTCCAACAAATAGTTGTAAGATTTTCAAACTATCTTTGTAATAGTTTGTGATTAAATATTTCTTCTAATAATGAATGAGGATTTTTAACTATTTCT
This window contains:
- the LOC120076638 gene encoding agamous-like MADS-box protein MADS3, whose amino-acid sequence is MGRGKVVLERIENKVNRQVTFSKRRNGLLKKACELSVLCDVDVALIIFSSRGKLFEFGSTDMNKILERYHQRCYSSGSSTNLDESDIQIEEVAKLRAKYESLRRSNRNFLGEELEPLNLKELHNLEKQLDKTLSHTRQRKAEIMLQKLADLRKMEQDLGDQNTQLKSKLEEEQQCMQEKEDGEEDPMNYKLVGADPNMNIPRYFDPQEEEGRGMIEAGNNDLIPDWLL